A genomic segment from Glycine max cultivar Williams 82 chromosome 1, Glycine_max_v4.0, whole genome shotgun sequence encodes:
- the LOC100306177 gene encoding putative pectinesterase precursor: MASRTICFTIQVTLVVAFLTTKVVLSDDTVPIPANKAQLGEWYNTNVGPLDQRKSTVDPALVTAEEGAKVVKVMQDGSGEFKTITDAIKSIPSGNTKRVIIYIGAGNYNEKIKIEKTKPFVTLYGVPEKMPNLTFGGTAQQYGTVDSATLIVESDYFVAANIMISNTAPRPDPKTPGGQAVALRISGDKAAFYNCKMYGFQDTICDDRNRHFFKDCLIQGTMDYIFGSGKSLYVSTELRTLGDNGITVIVAQARKSETEDNAYSFVHCDVTGTGTGTFLGRAWMSHPRVVFAYSNMSDIVNKLGWSNNNHPEHDKTVRFGEYQNSGPGADPKGRATITKQLSEREVKPYITLAMIEGSKWLLPPPTPKV, from the exons ATGGCTTCAAGAACTATATGTTTTACCATTCAAGTGACTCTTGTAGTAGCTTTTCTAACAACAAAGGTTGTTTTATCTGATGACACTGTGCCAATTCCCGCGAACAAAGCACAATTAGGTGAATGGTATAATACTAATGTGGGGCCTTTAGATCAAAGAAAGAGCACCGTGGACCCAGCATTGGTGACTGCTGAAGAAGGCGCTAAGGTTGTAAAGGTGATGCAAGATGGCAGTGGGGAATTCAAGACCATCACTGATGCCATTAAAAGTATACCTAGTGGGAACACTAAGCGTGTAATTATTTACATTGGAGCTGGAAATTATAATgagaaaatcaaaattgagaAGACAAAGCCTTTTGTCACCTTGTATGGGGTACCAGAGAAAATGCCAAACTTGACTTTTGGGGGCACTGCACAACAATATGGCACTGTTGATAGTGCTACATTGATTGTTGAATCAGATTATTTTGTGGCAGCTAACATCATGATCTCG AACACTGCACCGAGACCTGATCCAAAAACGCCAGGAGGTCAAGCAGTGGCATTGCGTATTTCGGGTGACAAAGCAGCATTTTATAATTGCAAGATGTATGGATTCCAGGACACAATTTGCGATGATAGGAATAGACATTTTTTCAAAGACTGCTTAATTCAAGGCACCATGGATTATATTTTTGGAAGTGGGAAGTCACTATATGTG AGTACTGAGTTAAGAACGCTTGGCGACAATGGGATTACTGTTATAGTGGCACAAGCAAGGAAAAGCGAGACAGAGGACAATGCCTACTCATTTGTACATTGTGACGTTACTGGAACTGGGACTGGCACTTTCTTGGGGAGAGCATGGATGTCTCATCCTAGAGTGGTCTTTGCATACAGCAACATGAGTGACATTGTAAATAAATTAGGGTGGAGTAACAACAATCACCCTGAACATGACAA AACTGTTCGTTTTGGAGAGTATCAGAACTCGGGACCTGGTGCAGACCCCAAAGGGCGTGCTACTATAACTAAGCAACTAAGTGAAAGGGAGGTTAAACCTTACATAACACTTGCGATGATTGAAGGCTCCAAATGGCTACTTCCTCCTCCAACTCCCAAGGTTTAA